The Coffea arabica cultivar ET-39 chromosome 8e, Coffea Arabica ET-39 HiFi, whole genome shotgun sequence genome window below encodes:
- the LOC113704709 gene encoding sesquiterpene synthase 31-like, translating into MASTQSSLHSNSLQETVRPLAAFPENIWADRIAPFTLDKEEHEMYEREIEMLKAEVASMLLPTGKTMTERFDFIDKIERLGVSHHFDIEIENQLQEFFNVYTNFGEYSAYDLSSAALQFRLFRQHGFNVSCGIFDQFIDAKGKFKESLCNDTRGLLSLYEASHVRTHGDEILEEALAFTTTHLTSGGPRLDSTLAKQVKYALEQPLYKGIPRYEAWHYISIYGEDESNNKLLLRLAMLDYHLLQMSYKQELCEIISWGKGLESVSKFPYARDRFVECYFWAVGTLYEPQHSLARMTFAKVAALITMIDDIYDAYGTLDELQILTDSAERWDSSGADQLSDYIRASYTTLLKFNKEVAEKLAKKQRTYAFDKYIEEVRYHVVTNFKDRVNIPIVLATNTWSTNPYFLLSFVLISGNNT; encoded by the exons ATGGCGTCAACTCAATCTTCTCTCCACTCAAACAGCCTGCAAGAGACTGTCCGCCCATTAGCAGCCTTTCCTGAAAACATTTGGGCTGATCGTATCGCTCCATTTACTCTCGATAAGGAG GAACATGAAATGTATGAAAGAGAGATTGAAATGTTGAAGGCAGAAGTGGCGAGCATGCTTTTGCCAACCGGAAAAACCATGACGGAGAGATTCGACTTTATAGACAAAATAGAACGACTTGGTGTCTCGCATCACTTTGACATCGAAATTGAAAACCAGCTACAAGAATTCTTTAATGTGTATACCAACTTTGGGGAGTATTCAGCTTATGATTTATCTAGTGCAGCGCTTCAATTCCGACTTTTTAGACAGCATGGTTTCAATGTTTCTTGTG GCATCTTTGACCAATTCATTGATGCTAAGGGTAAGTTCAAGGAATCCTTATGCAATGACACAAGGGGTTTGTTGAGTCTATACGAAGCTAGTCATGTTAGAACACATGGAGACGAAATTTTAGAAGAAGCTCTTGCTTTCACAACCACCCATCTGACATCTGGAGGACCCCGTTTGGATTCTACTCTTGCAAAACAAGTGAAATATGCCCTTGAGCAGCCGTTGTATAAGGGCATCCCTAGATATGAGGCTTGGCATTACATCTCCATCTATGGGGAAGATGAATCTAACAACAAATTATTGCTGAGGCTTGCCATGTTGGATTACCACTTGTTGCAGATGTCATATAAACAAGAGCTTTGTGAGATAATAAG TTGGGGAAAGGGATTGGAGAGTGTATCAAAATTTCCATATGCAAGGGACAGATTTGTGGAATGCTACTTCTGGGCTGTTGGAACCTTGTATGAGCCTCAGCACTCTCTTGCTCGAATGACTTTTGCGAAAGTAgcagcccttattacaatgattGATGACATCTATGATGCTTATGGCACTCTTGATGAACTTCAAATTCTCACAGACTCTGCAGAAAG GTGGGATAGCAGTGGAGCAGATCAACTCTCAGACTACATCAGAGCTTCCTACACCACACTTCTGAAATTTAATAAGGAGGTTGCGGAAAAATTAGCTAAAAAGCAAAGAACCTACGCATTCGATAAGTATATAGAAGAAGTACGGTACCATGTTGTAACTAATTTTAAGGACCGCGTTAATATTCCAATTGTTCTGGCTACCAACACGTGGAGTACTAATCCATATTTCCTGCTTTCATTTGTCCTAATCAGTGGAAACAATACGTGA